Proteins encoded within one genomic window of Thiothrix litoralis:
- a CDS encoding Fe-S cluster assembly transcription factor produces MKLTTKGRYAVTAMLDLALHNGDQPVSLAEISERQDISLSYLEQLFAKLRKAGLVVSMRGPGGGYQLNGAPEAIVIADIISAVDENVDATRCGGMGDCQDNKRCLTHDLWMDLSNQIRVFLSEITLADMTARMEVQETAARQKDKRIDFRSHSHSH; encoded by the coding sequence ATGAAACTGACTACCAAGGGTCGCTATGCGGTGACAGCCATGCTGGATCTGGCCTTGCATAATGGGGATCAGCCAGTGTCGCTGGCGGAGATTTCTGAACGGCAGGATATATCACTTTCCTATCTGGAACAACTGTTTGCCAAGTTACGCAAAGCCGGTCTGGTGGTGAGTATGCGTGGCCCCGGTGGTGGTTATCAGTTGAACGGTGCGCCAGAAGCCATCGTGATTGCTGACATCATCAGTGCTGTTGACGAAAATGTCGATGCCACCCGCTGCGGTGGTATGGGTGATTGTCAGGACAACAAGCGTTGCCTGACCCACGATTTGTGGATGGACTTGAGCAACCAGATTCGTGTATTCCTGTCGGAAATTACCCTAGCCGACATGACAGCGCGAATGGAGGTGCAAGAAACCGCCGCCCGCCAAAAAGACAAACGCATCGACTTCCGCTCCCATTCACATTCCCATTAA
- a CDS encoding HypC/HybG/HupF family hydrogenase formation chaperone produces the protein MCLGIPGQITELVDLDLLVAKVDIGGVKRDVIITCVVDDEHPAEECVGAWVLVHAGFAMSRLDEDEAARTLAYLAAIGDMDAELEAIRNIADALERSA, from the coding sequence ATGTGCCTTGGAATTCCCGGACAAATCACCGAATTGGTCGACCTTGACCTCTTGGTTGCCAAGGTGGACATCGGTGGTGTGAAACGCGATGTGATCATCACCTGCGTGGTGGATGACGAACACCCAGCGGAAGAGTGCGTCGGCGCTTGGGTGCTGGTTCACGCCGGTTTCGCCATGAGCCGTCTGGATGAGGATGAGGCTGCCCGCACCCTCGCTTATCTGGCGGCGATTGGCGATATGGATGCAGAGCTGGAAGCCATCCGCAACATTGCTGATGCGCTGGAACGTTCGGCATGA
- a CDS encoding YkgJ family cysteine cluster protein, translating into MKAKKAAYGKPQRLKFPAEQAANPWLVYAFEAYYHADVGVAKGIQQEEHNGRKLACAKGCSNCCKSHTTIPIFPLELLGLYWYVTKIMPADTRTRLKPQLANHVAGTPCPFLLEGVCSVHPMRPLACRHFNVFGKTCAEGEDAFYTRREDVLTPLKFHQDAAYAAMLPFHGMVTPEQKQAAMQQSYVQQQARVLQEIDWAHLAARIDT; encoded by the coding sequence ATGAAAGCCAAGAAAGCCGCCTACGGCAAACCCCAACGCCTGAAATTTCCTGCCGAACAAGCCGCTAACCCTTGGCTGGTTTACGCCTTCGAGGCTTATTACCATGCTGATGTGGGCGTCGCCAAAGGTATCCAGCAAGAAGAGCATAATGGCAGGAAACTCGCCTGCGCCAAGGGTTGTTCCAATTGCTGCAAGAGCCACACCACCATCCCTATTTTTCCGCTGGAACTGTTGGGCTTGTATTGGTATGTGACCAAAATCATGCCTGCCGACACCCGTACCCGCCTCAAGCCGCAACTTGCTAATCATGTGGCGGGCACGCCTTGCCCGTTTTTGCTGGAGGGGGTGTGTTCGGTTCACCCGATGCGTCCGCTAGCTTGCCGCCATTTCAATGTGTTTGGCAAAACTTGCGCGGAGGGTGAAGATGCTTTTTACACGCGCCGTGAAGATGTGCTGACCCCGCTCAAGTTTCATCAGGATGCCGCCTATGCAGCCATGCTGCCGTTTCATGGGATGGTGACACCTGAGCAGAAACAAGCAGCTATGCAACAATCTTACGTGCAACAACAGGCGCGGGTCTTGCAGGAAATCGACTGGGCGCATCTGGCAGCGCGTATCGACACCTGA
- the hypE gene encoding hydrogenase expression/formation protein HypE, whose protein sequence is MNLTGTITLAHGSGGRAMHQLVDDLIRRTFSNPLLEEGEDQARIPLAQLTAQGDRLAFTTDSYVVTPLEFPGGNIGTLAINGTVNDLAVGGAKPLYLSCGFIIEEGLPLETFARILQAMRLAADEAGVQIVTGDTKVVQRGGADKLFINTAGVGVIPAGFNPSAGRAQAGDVVIVNGWLGDHGAAILNARGDLALDADIETDCAPLNRLVEAMFAACPDIHCLRDATRGGLATVLNEFAERSSVDMLLKEAALPIRTPVRGMCEILGLDPLYLANEGKLVAVVPADTADAVLAAMQRIPEGYHACIIGTVEEGDGHVILKTAFGGERIVDMLPGEQLPRIC, encoded by the coding sequence ATGAATCTCACCGGAACCATCACCCTCGCCCACGGCAGCGGCGGACGCGCCATGCACCAATTGGTCGACGATTTGATCCGCCGCACTTTCAGCAATCCGCTGTTGGAAGAGGGCGAAGACCAAGCGCGTATTCCGCTCGCGCAATTGACGGCACAAGGCGATCGTTTGGCCTTCACCACCGATTCCTACGTCGTCACCCCGCTGGAATTTCCCGGCGGTAATATCGGCACACTCGCCATCAACGGCACGGTCAACGACCTTGCTGTTGGGGGCGCGAAACCCTTGTACCTGAGCTGCGGTTTCATCATCGAAGAAGGCTTACCGCTGGAAACGTTCGCCCGCATCCTGCAAGCCATGCGCTTGGCGGCGGATGAGGCAGGCGTGCAAATCGTGACCGGCGACACCAAAGTGGTGCAACGCGGCGGCGCGGATAAGCTGTTTATCAATACCGCAGGCGTCGGTGTGATTCCGGCAGGCTTCAACCCGTCGGCAGGGCGGGCGCAAGCGGGTGATGTAGTGATCGTCAACGGTTGGTTGGGCGATCATGGCGCGGCTATCCTCAATGCCCGTGGTGATTTGGCGTTGGATGCCGACATTGAAACCGATTGCGCCCCGCTCAATCGGCTGGTGGAAGCCATGTTTGCCGCCTGCCCGGATATCCATTGCTTGCGCGATGCGACCCGTGGCGGCTTGGCGACGGTGCTGAATGAATTTGCGGAACGTTCCAGCGTCGATATGTTGCTCAAGGAAGCCGCATTGCCGATCCGCACGCCCGTGCGCGGCATGTGTGAAATCCTCGGCCTCGACCCGCTATACCTTGCCAACGAAGGCAAACTGGTGGCGGTGGTTCCAGCAGACACAGCAGATGCTGTATTGGCAGCGATGCAACGTATCCCCGAAGGTTATCACGCCTGCATCATCGGCACGGTGGAAGAGGGCGATGGGCATGTTATCCTGAAAACAGCCTTCGGTGGGGAGCGGATTGTTGATATGCTACCGGGAGAGCAGTTACCCCGCATCTGCTGA
- a CDS encoding IscS subfamily cysteine desulfurase, with protein sequence MSELKMPIYFDYAATTPVDPRVAEKMMQYLTPTGVFGNPASKSHAFGWEAEAAVEDARGHIAALINADAKEIVWTSGATESNNLAIKGAAHFNERRGKHIITCKTEHKAVLDTCRQLEREGFEVTYLDPEPNGLIDLDKLKAAMREDTTVVSIMHVNNETGVIQDIATIGEMCRANKTIFHVDAAQSAGKVPIDTEALKVDMMSFSAHKIYGPKGIGALYVRRKPRVRIEAQTHGGGHERGMRSGTLPTHQIVAMGEAFRLAKLEMNAENDRILMLRNRLYDGLKDIEEVYVNGDLEHRVAGILNISFNYVEGESLMMSLKDLAMSSGSACTSASLEPSYVLRALGRSDELAHSSLRLSMGRFSKVEEVDYAIGRIRAAVDKLRELSPLWEMFQEGIDISKVEWVSH encoded by the coding sequence ATGAGTGAACTGAAAATGCCCATTTACTTCGATTACGCCGCCACTACTCCGGTAGACCCGCGTGTTGCCGAAAAAATGATGCAATACCTAACCCCGACTGGTGTGTTTGGCAACCCGGCTTCCAAAAGCCACGCTTTCGGCTGGGAAGCAGAGGCAGCAGTAGAGGATGCCCGTGGTCATATCGCCGCGCTAATCAACGCTGACGCCAAAGAAATCGTCTGGACTAGCGGTGCAACCGAATCCAATAACCTTGCCATCAAAGGTGCGGCGCACTTCAACGAACGCCGTGGCAAGCACATTATTACCTGCAAGACCGAGCACAAAGCAGTGCTGGACACTTGCCGCCAACTGGAGCGCGAAGGGTTTGAAGTCACTTACCTTGACCCGGAACCCAATGGCCTGATCGACCTCGACAAGCTGAAAGCGGCGATGCGTGAAGACACCACGGTGGTTTCCATCATGCACGTCAACAACGAAACCGGCGTCATTCAAGACATTGCTACCATCGGTGAAATGTGCCGCGCCAACAAAACCATCTTCCACGTTGACGCAGCTCAAAGTGCAGGCAAAGTCCCCATTGACACGGAAGCGCTCAAGGTTGATATGATGAGCTTTTCCGCCCACAAGATTTACGGCCCCAAAGGCATTGGTGCGTTATATGTACGTCGCAAGCCGCGTGTCCGTATCGAAGCACAAACCCACGGCGGTGGTCATGAGCGTGGGATGCGTTCCGGCACTTTGCCTACCCATCAGATTGTCGCGATGGGTGAAGCCTTCCGCCTTGCCAAGCTGGAAATGAATGCTGAAAATGACCGTATCCTGATGTTACGCAACCGTTTGTACGACGGCTTGAAGGACATTGAAGAAGTTTACGTGAATGGCGATCTGGAGCACCGTGTTGCGGGTATCCTCAATATCAGCTTCAACTACGTCGAAGGTGAAAGCCTGATGATGTCTTTGAAAGATTTGGCGATGTCGTCCGGTTCAGCCTGTACCAGTGCGAGCCTTGAGCCTAGTTACGTACTGCGTGCGCTGGGACGTAGCGATGAATTGGCACACAGTTCCCTGCGCTTGTCGATGGGACGTTTCAGTAAAGTTGAAGAAGTGGATTACGCGATTGGGCGCATCCGCGCCGCAGTTGATAAACTGCGTGAGCTTTCCCCGTTGTGGGAGATGTTCCAGGAAGGCATCGACATTAGCAAAGTTGAATGGGTTTCTCATTAA
- the hypD gene encoding hydrogenase formation protein HypD — translation MKYIDEFRDPATAKKLVEEINHLAPLARAQRDMPLQVMEFCGGHTHTLFKYGIEGMLPADIEMVHGPGCPVCVLPMSRVDDCVTIAEQPGVIFTTFGDAMRVPGTRKSLLQAKADGCDVRMVYSPMDALTIARKNPERDVVFFALGFETTMPSTALTLLQAHREGLQNFSLFCNHITTPATMRAILTDPDLKLDGFLAPGHVSMVIGAHPYDFVTRDYHKPLVITGFEPLDILHALWMLMKQLAEGRCEVENQYARIVPEAGNVAGLKAIAEVYETREHSEFRGLGNIGDAGVQIRSAYAAYDAEKKFNLQAAASSHDPEHLKCAEVLRGVIKPWDCPAFGKDCNPQHPLGALMVSPEGSCAAYYAYGKLAKRKETA, via the coding sequence ATGAAATACATCGACGAATTCCGCGACCCTGCCACCGCCAAAAAGCTGGTGGAAGAAATCAACCATCTCGCCCCACTGGCGCGTGCTCAGCGTGATATGCCTCTGCAAGTCATGGAATTCTGCGGCGGTCATACCCACACTTTGTTCAAATACGGCATCGAAGGCATGTTGCCCGCCGACATTGAAATGGTACACGGCCCCGGCTGCCCAGTGTGCGTGTTGCCGATGTCGCGGGTGGATGATTGCGTCACGATTGCGGAACAGCCCGGCGTGATCTTCACCACTTTTGGCGATGCGATGCGTGTACCCGGTACGCGCAAAAGCCTGTTGCAAGCCAAAGCTGATGGCTGCGATGTGCGCATGGTGTATTCGCCGATGGATGCGCTAACCATTGCCCGCAAAAATCCTGAGCGTGACGTGGTGTTTTTCGCACTGGGGTTTGAAACCACCATGCCCAGCACCGCGCTCACCTTATTGCAGGCGCACCGCGAAGGGCTGCAAAACTTTTCGCTGTTCTGCAATCACATTACTACGCCTGCGACCATGCGGGCGATCCTCACCGACCCCGACTTGAAACTTGACGGTTTCCTCGCGCCCGGACACGTCAGCATGGTGATCGGCGCACACCCTTACGATTTTGTGACCCGTGACTACCACAAGCCGCTGGTGATTACCGGCTTTGAACCGCTCGATATTTTGCACGCCCTGTGGATGCTGATGAAACAGCTTGCCGAAGGCCGTTGCGAAGTCGAAAACCAATATGCGCGGATTGTGCCGGAAGCGGGCAATGTCGCAGGCTTGAAAGCCATTGCCGAAGTCTACGAAACGCGGGAACACAGCGAGTTTCGCGGCTTGGGGAATATCGGCGATGCTGGCGTGCAGATTCGATCAGCCTACGCGGCTTACGATGCCGAGAAGAAATTCAACCTACAGGCTGCGGCCAGTTCCCACGACCCGGAACACCTCAAATGTGCCGAAGTATTGCGAGGGGTTATCAAGCCGTGGGATTGCCCCGCGTTCGGCAAGGATTGCAACCCACAACATCCGCTGGGGGCGCTGATGGTATCGCCGGAAGGTTCGTGCGCGGCGTATTACGCTTACGGCAAATTGGCAAAACGCAAGGAAACCGCATGA
- the hypB gene encoding hydrogenase nickel incorporation protein HypB translates to MCTVCGCGEGEVNIEGQPQRHVLIRGLQPAHDHTHDYGQGAAHAHAPGMTQSRMVQIEQDILGKNNQYAADNRQWLAERGVLALNLVSSPGSGKTTLLTETLTRLQGKVPMAVVEGDQQTSNDAERIRATGVPALQINTGKGCHLDAHMVGHALESLPIEQGGILFIENVGNLVCPAAFDLGEAHKVVILSVTEGEDKPIKYPDMFHAADLMILNKVDLLPYLTFDVAKCEDYARRVNPSIQILHVSATSGEGMEGWLDWLQQQRH, encoded by the coding sequence ATGTGTACTGTCTGCGGCTGCGGCGAAGGCGAAGTCAACATCGAAGGCCAACCTCAACGCCATGTACTGATTCGCGGTTTACAACCTGCGCATGATCATACCCACGATTACGGGCAAGGCGCGGCTCACGCTCATGCCCCCGGCATGACCCAATCCCGCATGGTGCAAATCGAACAGGACATTCTCGGCAAAAATAACCAGTATGCTGCCGACAATCGTCAGTGGCTGGCGGAACGTGGTGTTCTTGCACTCAATCTGGTGTCCAGCCCTGGTTCGGGTAAAACCACCCTGTTGACCGAAACCCTGACCCGCTTGCAAGGCAAAGTGCCGATGGCGGTAGTCGAAGGCGACCAGCAGACCAGCAACGATGCTGAGCGCATTCGTGCTACAGGTGTTCCTGCCTTGCAAATCAATACCGGCAAAGGCTGCCATCTGGATGCGCACATGGTCGGGCACGCACTCGAATCCCTGCCTATCGAACAGGGCGGTATCCTGTTTATCGAAAACGTTGGCAATCTGGTTTGCCCCGCCGCTTTCGATTTGGGTGAGGCGCACAAGGTGGTGATCCTCTCCGTGACTGAAGGCGAAGACAAACCGATCAAGTACCCCGACATGTTCCACGCGGCTGATCTGATGATTTTGAATAAGGTCGATTTGCTGCCTTACCTGACATTTGATGTGGCGAAATGTGAAGATTATGCCCGCCGGGTTAACCCGTCTATCCAGATCCTGCATGTATCGGCGACCAGCGGCGAAGGCATGGAAGGCTGGCTTGACTGGCTGCAACAGCAACGTCATTAA
- the hypF gene encoding carbamoyltransferase HypF, translated as MVACRIRITGLVQGVGFRPTVWRLAQACSIAGTVRNDGAGVLIDAWGSEAALDAFQQQLQTDIPPLARLDALHISPLATVCPHPDFRIIASASGEIHTGIVADAAMCPACRADIFDPKNRRYRYPFTNCTHCGPRLSIVQRIPYDRANTSMADFSQCPECLHEYTDPAERRFHAQPNACASCGPHVWLENSAGQGISPAVTERDCLDTASRLLREGNILAVMGLGGVHLVCDASNEIAVATLRQRKRRYQKALVLMARDLDVIQRYCHVSEAEAILLHSKYAPIVLLERRVGGAQAIPSVALSIAPKQHSLGFMLPYTPLHALLLESWDTPLVMTSANLSEEPQCISVAETRERMQSIADYLLLHNRPIVNRVDDSVTRILAGKPRLLRRARGYAPETLALPVDFATAPALLAMGGELKNTFALLRDGQAILSQHLGDLEDARTWREYEHTLQLYHDLFEHQPQAMVVDKHPGYRSTQWGQQWAKQQGLPLIEVQHHHAHVAACLADNGWGRNDGKVLGIVLDGLGYGDDGTLWGGEFLLADYATYQRVGHFKPMAMPGGTQAILQPWRNTWAHLHALGWPEVVEEFADLELIQYLQQQPLATLETMLARGLNAPLSSSCGRLFDAVAAALDCNRASISYEGQAAIELEALAPACLLNIVPAYPFTIAKNAADRWEIDPAPLWYALLKDLQTGYCREAIAAQFHQGLIHVVVDLAQRVCVEYPDIQAVALSGGVFQNAPLFVGVQRRLESAGLRVLTHQHVPSNDGGIALGQAVIGATTQM; from the coding sequence ATGGTAGCCTGCCGCATTCGCATCACTGGTTTGGTTCAAGGCGTCGGCTTTCGCCCCACTGTTTGGCGGTTGGCGCAGGCGTGCAGTATTGCTGGAACAGTACGTAATGATGGCGCGGGTGTGCTCATTGATGCGTGGGGCAGTGAAGCTGCACTGGATGCTTTCCAGCAACAACTCCAGACAGATATTCCCCCCTTGGCGCGGTTGGATGCTCTGCACATTAGCCCGTTGGCAACGGTTTGCCCGCATCCTGATTTTCGTATTATCGCCAGTGCATCCGGCGAGATTCATACTGGTATTGTGGCAGATGCGGCGATGTGTCCGGCGTGTCGTGCCGATATTTTTGATCCAAAAAACCGCCGTTACCGCTATCCCTTTACCAATTGCACTCACTGTGGTCCACGCTTGAGTATTGTTCAGCGCATCCCCTATGACCGCGCTAATACCAGCATGGCAGATTTCTCGCAATGCCCAGAATGCTTGCACGAATACACTGACCCTGCCGAGCGCCGTTTTCATGCTCAACCCAATGCTTGTGCTAGTTGTGGCCCTCATGTTTGGCTGGAAAATAGTGCAGGGCAGGGCATTAGCCCCGCCGTTACGGAGCGTGATTGCCTCGATACTGCCAGCCGTTTGTTACGCGAGGGCAATATTCTGGCGGTAATGGGTTTGGGGGGTGTACATCTGGTGTGTGATGCCAGTAATGAAATAGCCGTGGCGACGTTACGGCAGCGTAAACGCCGTTACCAGAAAGCGCTGGTACTGATGGCACGTGATCTGGATGTGATCCAGCGTTATTGCCATGTCAGCGAAGCTGAAGCCATTTTGCTGCACAGCAAATACGCGCCGATTGTATTACTGGAGCGTAGGGTGGGTGGAGCGCAAGCGATACCCAGCGTTGCCTTATCCATCGCCCCTAAGCAACATTCCCTTGGCTTCATGCTCCCCTACACCCCGCTCCATGCCCTGCTGCTGGAGTCGTGGGATACGCCCTTAGTCATGACCAGCGCCAACCTCAGCGAAGAGCCGCAATGCATCAGCGTCGCCGAAACCCGTGAGCGGATGCAGTCCATCGCCGATTATTTGCTGCTGCATAACCGCCCGATCGTCAACCGCGTCGATGATTCCGTGACCCGTATTCTCGCAGGTAAACCGCGCTTGTTGCGCCGTGCCCGTGGTTATGCGCCGGAAACGCTGGCGTTACCTGTCGATTTCGCCACGGCTCCCGCCCTCCTTGCGATGGGCGGCGAACTCAAAAATACCTTTGCGCTGCTACGTGATGGTCAAGCTATTCTTTCCCAGCATTTGGGGGATTTGGAAGATGCCCGTACCTGGCGCGAGTATGAACACACCTTACAGCTTTACCACGATTTGTTTGAGCACCAGCCGCAGGCGATGGTGGTGGATAAGCACCCCGGCTACCGTTCCACCCAATGGGGGCAGCAATGGGCAAAGCAGCAAGGTTTGCCCTTGATCGAAGTGCAGCACCACCACGCCCACGTTGCTGCGTGTCTGGCCGATAACGGCTGGGGGCGCAATGACGGCAAAGTGCTGGGCATCGTGCTCGATGGGCTGGGTTACGGGGATGACGGCACGTTGTGGGGCGGTGAATTCCTGTTGGCTGATTACGCGACTTATCAGCGGGTAGGGCATTTCAAACCGATGGCTATGCCCGGTGGTACGCAAGCCATTCTGCAACCGTGGCGCAATACGTGGGCGCATTTACATGCACTTGGCTGGCCTGAAGTTGTTGAAGAATTTGCCGATCTGGAGCTGATCCAATACCTGCAACAACAACCGCTGGCAACGTTGGAAACCATGCTGGCACGCGGCCTGAATGCGCCATTGAGCAGTTCGTGCGGGCGTTTATTTGATGCAGTTGCCGCTGCGCTGGATTGCAACCGCGCTAGCATCAGCTACGAAGGGCAAGCGGCGATTGAACTTGAAGCGCTTGCCCCCGCTTGTTTGCTTAACATTGTTCCGGCTTACCCTTTTACCATCGCTAAGAATGCTGCTGACCGTTGGGAAATTGACCCTGCGCCGCTGTGGTATGCCTTGCTCAAGGACTTGCAAACCGGCTATTGCCGTGAAGCCATCGCCGCACAGTTTCACCAAGGTTTAATCCACGTTGTCGTGGATTTGGCACAGCGTGTGTGTGTGGAATACCCGGACATTCAGGCCGTTGCGCTGTCGGGAGGCGTGTTTCAGAACGCCCCGTTATTCGTGGGGGTGCAACGGCGCTTGGAAAGTGCTGGTTTGCGGGTATTGACCCACCAACACGTACCGTCCAATGACGGGGGTATTGCCTTGGGTCAGGCGGTGATTGGCGCAACGACACAGATGTAG
- the cysE gene encoding serine O-acetyltransferase, whose translation MFERIREDINCIFDRDPAARNVFEIVTTYPGLHAIFIHHLSHWLWKNGFKWLARVLSNVARLFTGIEIHPGATIGRRFFIDHGMGVVIGETAEIGDDCTLYHGVTLGGTSWQKGKRHPTLGNDVVVGAGAKILGPITLANGARVGSNAVVVKDVPEGATVTGIPGRIVTPRKQQEKRREEIAQKMGFDAYGATQDMPDPVSNAVNRMLDHIHLMDERMDKLCEEVHRLGGQLDIVPLPVLQTEGFGGMSGGSQDSAKRDK comes from the coding sequence ATGTTCGAGCGTATCCGTGAAGACATTAACTGCATTTTTGACCGTGACCCAGCGGCTCGCAATGTGTTTGAAATTGTCACGACTTACCCCGGTTTGCACGCCATTTTCATCCACCATCTTAGCCATTGGTTGTGGAAAAACGGTTTCAAATGGTTAGCGCGGGTATTGTCGAATGTTGCACGCCTGTTCACGGGTATCGAAATCCACCCCGGCGCAACCATCGGACGGCGGTTTTTCATCGACCACGGCATGGGCGTGGTGATCGGTGAAACCGCTGAAATCGGTGACGATTGCACCCTCTATCACGGCGTTACCTTGGGTGGAACCAGTTGGCAAAAGGGCAAACGTCACCCGACTTTGGGCAATGATGTGGTGGTTGGTGCAGGTGCAAAAATCCTGGGGCCGATTACACTTGCCAACGGTGCGCGGGTCGGTTCTAACGCCGTGGTGGTCAAAGACGTGCCAGAAGGTGCAACGGTTACGGGCATTCCGGGGCGTATTGTTACCCCGCGTAAGCAGCAAGAAAAACGCCGCGAGGAAATTGCCCAGAAGATGGGTTTTGACGCTTATGGGGCAACGCAGGATATGCCTGATCCCGTCTCCAATGCAGTTAACCGAATGCTGGATCACATCCACCTGATGGATGAGCGCATGGATAAATTATGCGAAGAAGTTCACCGTTTGGGTGGCCAGTTGGACATTGTGCCATTGCCTGTATTACAAACGGAAGGGTTTGGTGGTATGAGTGGTGGTAGTCAGGACTCTGCCAAAAGAGATAAATAA
- the hypA gene encoding hydrogenase maturation nickel metallochaperone HypA, whose amino-acid sequence MHEMSLCEGVLQILESEANRQHFTKVKTVWLEIGAMSGVEIEAMRFCFDVIVRHSLADGARLEIIEVPAEAWCLDCAQNVAIQQRYDACPQCGSYQLQVTSGEAMRLKELEVE is encoded by the coding sequence ATGCATGAAATGTCCCTGTGCGAAGGCGTATTGCAAATACTGGAAAGCGAAGCCAACCGTCAGCACTTTACCAAAGTGAAAACGGTTTGGCTGGAAATCGGCGCAATGTCAGGTGTGGAAATCGAAGCGATGCGCTTTTGTTTTGACGTAATCGTGCGACATTCGCTGGCAGATGGGGCTAGACTGGAAATTATCGAGGTTCCCGCTGAAGCATGGTGTCTGGATTGCGCTCAGAATGTCGCCATTCAGCAACGCTACGATGCCTGCCCACAGTGTGGCAGCTATCAGCTACAAGTCACCAGCGGGGAAGCCATGCGACTCAAGGAACTGGAGGTAGAATAA
- a CDS encoding glycine cleavage system protein R, which translates to MQSSLVLTVLSSDRAGLVKSIAEAVKAHHGNWQESRMVHLAGQFAGLAHVTLPQENVADLKQALQALQNDGLQILVTNSDTTASRSITPLTLELLGLDRPGIIHDITRQLAALNVNIEELESEQRAAPMSSEMLFYANLRLGLPDGVTADDVRGVFEAMPDPLTVDITFS; encoded by the coding sequence ATGCAATCATCACTCGTCCTCACTGTCCTTAGTTCTGACCGCGCGGGTCTGGTCAAATCCATCGCCGAAGCGGTTAAAGCCCATCACGGTAACTGGCAGGAAAGCCGTATGGTACACCTTGCCGGGCAGTTCGCCGGGCTTGCCCATGTCACCCTGCCACAAGAAAACGTTGCTGATCTGAAACAAGCGCTGCAAGCCTTGCAAAACGATGGTCTGCAAATTCTAGTGACCAACAGTGACACCACTGCCTCGCGCTCGATTACCCCACTGACTTTAGAACTCTTAGGGCTAGACCGCCCCGGCATTATCCATGACATTACCCGCCAGCTCGCCGCGCTCAACGTCAATATCGAAGAGCTGGAAAGTGAGCAACGTGCTGCGCCCATGTCCAGCGAAATGCTGTTCTATGCGAACTTGCGCCTCGGTTTGCCGGATGGCGTGACGGCGGATGATGTACGTGGCGTGTTTGAAGCCATGCCCGACCCACTTACCGTGGATATTACTTTCAGCTAA